Proteins encoded by one window of Ignavibacteriota bacterium:
- a CDS encoding type I 3-dehydroquinate dehydratase, translating into MICVSIGNIELDEFEKLVDNFDLIEIRLDLFNAENLRLFEKYLLFAEKLIITARLNGKDNIEHLISAMVKAVENRVRYIDIDINEIGQFSEIIKITNKKYTNLILSYHDFDKTPNDEHIEDIISMMQAKSADIFKLCFKMNSTGDIIRTFRIYNNHKSKKIIAFNLGQDASLTRLLALQMGATFVYAALDENSKTENSQLIHTEMEELIRILNL; encoded by the coding sequence ATGATTTGCGTTAGCATTGGCAATATTGAGCTGGATGAATTTGAAAAATTAGTTGACAATTTTGATTTGATTGAAATAAGGCTTGATTTATTCAATGCTGAAAATTTACGCTTATTCGAAAAATATTTATTATTTGCGGAAAAACTAATAATTACAGCAAGATTAAACGGTAAAGATAACATTGAACATCTTATATCTGCCATGGTAAAAGCTGTTGAAAATAGAGTAAGATATATTGATATTGATATTAATGAAATTGGTCAATTCAGTGAAATTATCAAAATAACAAATAAAAAATATACAAATCTGATACTTTCATATCATGATTTTGACAAAACACCAAATGATGAGCACATAGAAGATATTATATCTATGATGCAGGCTAAATCGGCTGATATTTTCAAATTGTGTTTTAAGATGAATTCAACAGGAGATATTATAAGGACATTCAGAATCTACAATAATCATAAATCAAAGAAAATAATTGCATTTAATCTTGGACAGGATGCTTCTCTTACAAGGTTACTGGCATTGCAAATGGGAGCGACATTTGTTTATGCCGCATTAGACGAAAATTCCAAAACTGAAAACTCACAACTTATACATACTGAAATGGAAGAACTTATTAGGATTTTGAATTTATGA
- a CDS encoding DUF494 family protein, with translation MAERIMEIIIYVMSSIRDQKRFSDSNIKELEKLGYTTSEISTAFSWIAEKTDSVKIPDAGPYLVETKGFRVLLDHETDIFTKEALADLVQYQTLGLMNNEQLEMLIDRVLLTGLPVIDRYLLRSFIAALNFDNSPSSNYPGRIMLEGNDTIN, from the coding sequence ATGGCTGAAAGAATAATGGAAATCATAATTTATGTTATGAGCTCGATAAGAGACCAAAAGCGTTTTTCGGATTCCAATATCAAGGAACTCGAAAAGTTGGGTTATACTACAAGCGAAATTTCCACTGCTTTTAGCTGGATTGCCGAAAAGACCGATTCAGTCAAAATTCCTGATGCAGGTCCGTATTTAGTCGAGACCAAAGGATTCAGAGTATTGCTTGACCATGAAACAGATATTTTTACAAAAGAAGCTTTAGCCGATTTAGTGCAATATCAAACGTTAGGTCTTATGAATAACGAACAGCTTGAAATGCTGATTGACAGAGTACTTCTTACAGGACTTCCGGTAATTGACAGGTATCTTCTACGTTCGTTTATTGCTGCATTAAATTTTGATAATTCACCTTCAAGTAACTATCCCGGAAGAATTATGCTCGAAGGCAATGATACAATAAATTGA
- a CDS encoding chorismate synthase has protein sequence MNRFGRIFSVQIFGESHGFGVGILIDGCPPGLSLGEDDFIPDLIRRKSGSFGTTKRMESDHPIIKSGLYNGTTTGAPILIEFPNMDIKSEDYFKNRFSPRPGHSDFTAYTKFDGYNDFRGGGHFSGRLTAGIVAAGVIARKIISPAKIEARLIEAGGSKDIETAIQNAMDRGDSVGGLIECRATQMPDSLGEPYFDSVESVISHIIFSIPAIKGIEFGAGFKSAEMRGSENNDEIIDISGATKSNNSGGINGGITNGNDLIFRVAVKPTSSIAIKQKTVNLKTSEIQTIEVKGRHDACIALRAPVIIEAAAAIALADLKLINKMYKN, from the coding sequence ATGAACAGGTTTGGTAGAATATTTTCAGTGCAAATCTTTGGTGAAAGCCATGGATTTGGTGTAGGTATACTTATTGACGGTTGTCCTCCGGGTTTATCTTTAGGTGAAGATGATTTCATCCCTGATTTGATAAGAAGAAAATCCGGAAGTTTCGGCACCACAAAACGGATGGAATCAGACCATCCGATAATAAAATCCGGATTATACAATGGCACAACAACAGGAGCTCCGATATTGATTGAGTTTCCAAATATGGATATTAAATCAGAAGATTACTTCAAAAACAGATTTTCGCCAAGACCCGGACATTCAGACTTTACAGCATATACCAAATTCGATGGATATAATGATTTCAGAGGTGGCGGGCATTTTTCGGGAAGACTTACAGCAGGGATTGTGGCTGCCGGAGTTATTGCCAGGAAGATAATAAGTCCGGCAAAAATAGAAGCACGTTTGATTGAAGCCGGTGGCTCCAAAGATATAGAGACGGCAATTCAAAATGCAATGGACAGAGGCGATTCTGTTGGTGGTTTGATTGAATGCAGAGCTACGCAGATGCCTGACTCATTAGGTGAGCCTTATTTCGATTCTGTGGAGTCAGTAATATCTCATATCATTTTCTCAATACCTGCAATTAAGGGAATAGAATTTGGAGCCGGGTTTAAATCAGCTGAAATGAGAGGTTCAGAAAATAATGATGAAATAATTGATATAAGCGGAGCTACAAAAAGTAATAATTCAGGTGGCATCAATGGCGGTATCACAAACGGAAATGATTTGATTTTCAGGGTTGCTGTAAAGCCAACATCATCAATAGCAATTAAACAAAAAACAGTTAATCTTAAGACAAGTGAAATTCAAACTATTGAAGTTAAAGGGCGGCATGATGCTTGCATTGCATTGAGAGCACCTGTGATAATAGAGGCAGCAGCGGCAATAGCACTTGCAGATTTGAAACTAATAAATAAAATGTATAAAAATTAG
- the ybeY gene encoding rRNA maturation RNase YbeY, giving the protein MIEVNIYNESTHKYLPSKLMTQAVLKVAEREIKKTGEISIIICSDSFIHELNINFLNHDYATDVITFEIESNPLVGEIYISADTAKLQALDYGVPFRDELLRLSIHGTLHLAGYKDDSEEEKRKMTIKEDFYLQMLKEGN; this is encoded by the coding sequence GTGATAGAAGTAAATATATATAACGAAAGTACGCATAAGTACCTGCCAAGTAAATTGATGACTCAGGCAGTACTTAAAGTTGCGGAAAGAGAAATAAAAAAAACCGGCGAAATCAGCATTATAATATGTTCTGATAGTTTTATTCATGAATTAAATATAAATTTTCTTAATCATGATTATGCTACAGATGTCATAACTTTTGAAATTGAATCAAATCCACTTGTTGGCGAAATCTACATCAGTGCCGATACTGCAAAACTGCAGGCATTGGACTATGGTGTTCCCTTCAGAGATGAGCTCTTACGATTATCAATTCACGGAACTTTGCATTTAGCCGGTTATAAAGATGATTCTGAGGAAGAAAAAAGAAAGATGACGATAAAAGAAGATTTTTACCTACAAATGCTTAAAGAAGGTAATTAA
- a CDS encoding OmpA family protein — protein MYKKIIYSFLILVISFSNLKADEKNIAVGVGLGLNRGINEGIQDERTIGPLFSAFGIFNNGILWGLSPEIGISYYQNGTSDVEGGFSQYKTSYIVPELRLRYSLGNNLVWKPYIFGGVGAMIYNIDNNVPFNRDFLENSGVTVAFPVGAGVGYQFDYNWGLDLSAGLHLTLTDNLNPVYDDINDGNWIARLGVHYVVARFSPDSDGDGLTDDEERLLGTDPNNPDTDGDGLLDGEEVKKYKTDPLNPDTDGGGVNDGIEVRNGANPLDPDDDILNIGVGERIIMKNIEFATGKSEINPTSEKILNNALNAMNKMTNTTFEIVGHTDDVGSRENNIQLSLERANAVKKWLVDRGVNEARLTTRGAGPDEPIVANTNAENRQRNRRVEFFRTK, from the coding sequence ATGTATAAAAAAATTATTTACTCGTTTCTTATTTTAGTGATTTCTTTCAGCAATCTTAAAGCTGATGAAAAGAACATTGCTGTTGGTGTGGGTCTTGGACTTAACCGAGGCATAAATGAAGGTATTCAGGATGAAAGAACAATAGGTCCATTATTCAGTGCGTTCGGTATTTTCAATAATGGAATCCTTTGGGGATTAAGCCCTGAAATCGGTATATCCTACTACCAAAATGGTACCTCAGATGTTGAAGGGGGGTTTTCGCAGTACAAAACATCCTATATTGTTCCTGAATTAAGATTACGCTATTCACTTGGCAATAATCTTGTTTGGAAGCCATATATATTTGGCGGTGTAGGCGCTATGATATACAATATTGATAATAACGTACCCTTTAACCGTGATTTCTTGGAAAATAGCGGTGTTACAGTTGCATTTCCTGTTGGTGCAGGTGTCGGATATCAGTTTGACTATAACTGGGGATTAGATCTTAGTGCAGGTCTTCATCTTACTTTAACAGATAATCTCAATCCTGTATATGATGATATTAATGACGGTAACTGGATAGCAAGACTTGGTGTCCATTATGTTGTTGCAAGATTTTCACCTGATTCTGATGGTGACGGTCTTACTGATGACGAAGAACGCCTTCTCGGAACTGACCCTAATAATCCTGATACCGACGGTGACGGATTGCTTGATGGTGAAGAAGTGAAAAAATACAAAACTGATCCACTTAATCCGGATACTGACGGTGGTGGTGTAAATGACGGAATAGAAGTTCGTAATGGTGCTAATCCTCTTGACCCTGATGATGATATCCTCAATATTGGAGTTGGTGAAAGAATCATTATGAAGAATATTGAATTTGCAACCGGCAAATCTGAAATCAATCCAACTTCAGAAAAAATCCTTAATAATGCTCTTAATGCTATGAATAAGATGACTAATACTACATTCGAAATCGTCGGTCATACAGATGATGTAGGCAGTCGCGAGAATAATATTCAACTTTCTTTGGAAAGAGCAAATGCTGTTAAGAAATGGCTTGTTGACCGTGGTGTTAATGAAGCAAGATTAACTACTCGCGGTGCTGGTCCCGATGAACCAATCGTTGCAAATACTAATGCTGAAAATCGTCAAAGAAACAGAAGAGTAGAGTTCTTCAGAACTAAGTAA